GTCACCGACCGACAGTTTACTTTGAAGTAATGACATATTATCATTGATAAGCATCAAAGGATTATATTTTTGTATTTTAGGAACTATATTTATAAGGAATAATATCACAGTTACTCCCCCGGTAAATAATAACACACCATAATTGCTATTAAACATACTGCTTGCAAATATCATAACGGATATTATAAGTATTCCAAATATATAATACATCAAAGCTGCGTATATTATATTATTTATATTCTCGGGAAAAAGATAAATCGTATAAACATAAGTAACCATAAAATATAATAAATATGCAAAAGTCCACATGATTAACATGGTCAATAGTTTAGATATTATAACATTTGCCCTTCTTAAACCTTTAGTCAGCATATTTATAAGAGTACCGTTACTTATCTCGACCGTCAAAATCCCGGAAAATACAATCACAAAAACGATAAGACACAAAGGCAAGTTTTTATAAAACTGCATCCACGAATCCATTGCACTCGGCTCAGGTATTGTAATATTCATTCCTGCAGGCATAAAATTTTCAACAAGTAAAGGGGTAATCTTTGCAATTATCGGATTCATCATAGAAAAAACAAGGAATACTGCCAATATTATAAGTATTTTATATGTTCTAAAAAGCTCCAAAAATTCTTTTTTTGTAAAGGCTATAAAACTTTTCATTTTACCACCTCCATAAATAAATTCTCTAAAGTAGGCTCTAATATTTCTATTTTAGCAGGAAGTATATTTTCTTTACCCAGTTCAAAAAGTACATATCTTTGTACTTTACCGATATTATTTGAGGATATCAACACATTTTTTCCTTCAACATTTATATGCTCTTTATAATCAAGTATCTTCTCAAACATCATAAATTTATTTAAATCCGTTTGTTCAGTAAATTCTATGGACAAAACATCTTTTCGTTTGCCTTGTTTTAATTTTTCAACTTCGCCGCTAAGTGCGATATTACCTTTATGAAGAATTGCTATACTGTCGCATATCTTTTCAACATCTGATAAAATATGTGTTGAAAAGATAACAGTGCTCTTCCCCTTTATTTTAAGAAGTATATCAAGGATCTCTTTTCTTCCAACAGGATCAAGGGCTGAAGTCGGTTCATCGCAGATCAAAAGTTTTGGTTCATTTAATAATGACTGTGCAATCCCAAGCCTTTGTTTCATTCCCCTGGAAAAACCACCTATTTTTTTATTATTATTTTCCAGTCCCACTAGATTTAATAATTCTTCAATTCTTCTCTTTAATATCTTACCGTCCATCCCCGTTATTTCACCGCATAATTTAAGATATTCAATTGGTTTCATATATCCATAAAAAGCGGGAACATCAGGAAGATATCCTATAAATCTGTTCGTTTTGGTTTCTCCGTAATAAACTTCTTCTCCGCAAACTTTGATAATCCCGTCATCTTTTTTAAGCAGCCCCAATATCATTTTCATCGTCGTTGTCTTTCCGGCTCCGTTTTCTCCCAAAAAACCAAAAATCGAACCTTGAGGGACAGAAAATGAAATGCTATCTATTATTCTATTGGAGCCGAAACTCTTTGATAAATTCTCTATTATTAAGCTATCCATCTATTCGTCACTTCTTCCGAAAACAAAGTAAATTACAGGACCTATTATTTGTATAAATACAACTATAACAATCCAAACAGGTCTGTTTAAAATTTTATAGTTATCATGTCTGAGCACATGTATTAAAGCTGTTACCATAAGTACCAATTCTATTATGATAATAGGGATCAAAAATGGTAAATATTCTCCTATATTACTAATCGTATTCATTTTAATTATCTCCTAAATTTATTTTTAATTCATTAAGTATATTCTGAAATTCTTTACTTTCATTCAGACTTTTAAAGTCGTGCTCCGTATCAATTAAATTCACTAAATCGTCTTTAATGGATTTTTCACTTCTGGGAGCTTTTTCCCCCAAGTCAAAATCTTTAAACCAAGTATCTATCATATCAAAATAATCATCTCCATGAAGAGTTAATGGAAATAAATCTCTTACAGCAACATCTTTATATTTCCTGATTATCTTGATAGCTTTATCGGACTCATCAAAACTCATATATAATTTTGCGGCAGTATAGTAAACTTGGATCATGGAATTAGGGTTTAATCTGTTTATATGATAAGTATCATTTAATTTTTCAAGCCTTTTTAACGTCTCTTCAAAAACCTCTTTATTATCATGATTTAGGGAAAGATATACAAGCATATTCCCGACCAAATCCATCAAATTTTGAAATATAGTTATCTGTGTGATTTCTTTTGCTTTTTTATAATCTCCCATCAGCTCATATGCTCTGGATATAAGAGAATCGCTGTTAGCAGTGGGAACTATTTCTTCTCCCAAAAGTTCTATAACTTGATCGGGCTTTCCGGTCATTAAATATATATTCGCTTCCAAAATAACACTTTGCTTTACTATAGAAATATCTTCACATTCACTTTTTATTCTTTTCAATAATTCTAAAATCGTATTGATGACTTTTTGAGAATTTTCTTCATTGCCGGCTAATGCATAATGATTAATAAGTAAAAGTACCATTTGCAGAAGCAAAGGAAAACATGAATAATATTCTTTTATTATTTCATCACATTTATTGAATACATTATCAAAATCTTCATTTGCAAAATCATCTGCTAAGCTATGATAGATTTTTCTTATTTCTTCTTTTGTAAGGTTTGGATTATATCCAAGTAACTCATCCAAAGAAATATTATAAAAGGTTGCGAGTTTTGGAAGTAATTCTATATCCGGATAACTTCCTCCTGTCTCCCATTTCGAAACAGAAGCCTTGGAAACCCCCATATAATTTGCAACATCTTCCTGAGTGAGCTTCTTTTCTCTTCGTTTTTCAATTAATATATTTGAAATGTTTATTTCTTTCATTTTATTCACCTCTTAA
The DNA window shown above is from Anaerofustis stercorihominis DSM 17244 and carries:
- a CDS encoding ABC transporter permease, with amino-acid sequence MKSFIAFTKKEFLELFRTYKILIILAVFLVFSMMNPIIAKITPLLVENFMPAGMNITIPEPSAMDSWMQFYKNLPLCLIVFVIVFSGILTVEISNGTLINMLTKGLRRANVIISKLLTMLIMWTFAYLLYFMVTYVYTIYLFPENINNIIYAALMYYIFGILIISVMIFASSMFNSNYGVLLFTGGVTVILFLINIVPKIQKYNPLMLINDNMSLLQSKLSVGDFKFALMTLTVMCFVFIISAIPIFNKKQI
- a CDS encoding ABC transporter ATP-binding protein, producing the protein MDSLIIENLSKSFGSNRIIDSISFSVPQGSIFGFLGENGAGKTTTMKMILGLLKKDDGIIKVCGEEVYYGETKTNRFIGYLPDVPAFYGYMKPIEYLKLCGEITGMDGKILKRRIEELLNLVGLENNNKKIGGFSRGMKQRLGIAQSLLNEPKLLICDEPTSALDPVGRKEILDILLKIKGKSTVIFSTHILSDVEKICDSIAILHKGNIALSGEVEKLKQGKRKDVLSIEFTEQTDLNKFMMFEKILDYKEHINVEGKNVLISSNNIGKVQRYVLFELGKENILPAKIEILEPTLENLFMEVVK
- a CDS encoding PLDc N-terminal domain-containing protein, which codes for MNTISNIGEYLPFLIPIIIIELVLMVTALIHVLRHDNYKILNRPVWIVIVVFIQIIGPVIYFVFGRSDE
- a CDS encoding helix-turn-helix domain-containing protein, translating into MKEINISNILIEKRREKKLTQEDVANYMGVSKASVSKWETGGSYPDIELLPKLATFYNISLDELLGYNPNLTKEEIRKIYHSLADDFANEDFDNVFNKCDEIIKEYYSCFPLLLQMVLLLINHYALAGNEENSQKVINTILELLKRIKSECEDISIVKQSVILEANIYLMTGKPDQVIELLGEEIVPTANSDSLISRAYELMGDYKKAKEITQITIFQNLMDLVGNMLVYLSLNHDNKEVFEETLKRLEKLNDTYHINRLNPNSMIQVYYTAAKLYMSFDESDKAIKIIRKYKDVAVRDLFPLTLHGDDYFDMIDTWFKDFDLGEKAPRSEKSIKDDLVNLIDTEHDFKSLNESKEFQNILNELKINLGDN